In the genome of bacterium, the window TGGCAAAAGCTACCGGGGCAGATATTAAGGTCTCGCATGAACCGGAAGAGGCAGTCAAGAAAGCTGACGTTATTTATACTGATGTCTGGGTAAGTATGGGGATGGAAAAGGAAAGAGAAAAAAGACTGAAAGTATTCAAGCCTTACCAGGTTAATGGACGACTCATGGGGAAAGCGAAGAAGGATGTTCTGGTTATGCACTGTCTTCCCGCCCACAGGGGAGAAGAGATAACCGACGGTGTGCTTGACGGGCCAAATTCAATTGTTTTTGACCAGGCAGAAAATAGACTCCACGTACAAAAGGCAATATTGGAATTCCTCATGTAGAAAATGGGGTCAACTCTATTTTTCTTCTTTTGGAGTCCTCCCGAAAGGGAGGCTAGAGTATAAAATGTATAATTAAGTATTGTGTCCCCAGAATTCGAGAACAATGGCAAAGACTAAACTTATATATTCAGAAAAATATAGAGTAGACATTGGTGCGCATGTATTCCCTACCGAAAAGTATGGATTGATTAAAAAGAAATTGATTAAACAGGGACTATTTAAAGAGGATGATTTCCTTTCACCACCTATGCCTGATGAAAAAGACGTCTTATCAGTCCATACTGAGGAATATCTCAATAAACTCAAAGAGGGGAAGTTATCAATGATGGAGATACTCACGATGGAACTTCCCTACTCGCCGGAACTCCTTGAGGCTTCTCTTCTCTGCGTGGGTGGAACTATTCAGGCTTGCAGGAATGCAATTGAAAGTGGCTTGGGAATACATATTGGCGGCGGATTTCATCATGCTTTTCCCGACCACGGAGAAGGATTCTGCGTGTTGAATGATATAGCCTGTGGGATAAGGCATCTTCAGGGAGCTAAGAAGATAGTGAAAGCCCTGATTGTTGATTGTGACCTCCATCATGGAAATGGGACAGCGTATACTTTCAA includes:
- the argF gene encoding ornithine carbamoyltransferase, with amino-acid sequence YRHQDVVELAKESTIPVINGLSDLLHPCQVLADIFTIAEKKGILSRLSAKELSGIEVTFVGDGNNVANSWINGTARLGMKLVISTPPGYEPDKKVLGEGVNLAKATGADIKVSHEPEEAVKKADVIYTDVWVSMGMEKEREKRLKVFKPYQVNGRLMGKAKKDVLVMHCLPAHRGEEITDGVLDGPNSIVFDQAENRLHVQKAILEFLM
- a CDS encoding histone deacetylase; the encoded protein is MAKTKLIYSEKYRVDIGAHVFPTEKYGLIKKKLIKQGLFKEDDFLSPPMPDEKDVLSVHTEEYLNKLKEGKLSMMEILTMELPYSPELLEASLLCVGGTIQACRNAIESGLGIHIGGGFHHAFPDHGEGFCVLNDIACGIRHLQGAKKIVKALIVDCDLHHGNGTAYTFKEDRNVFTFSIHQENNYPAIKPPSDMDIGLADGTGDEEYLGKLKENIPEIISSFQPELVLFVAGADPYERDQIGGLSLTIEGLKKRDELVIGWAKDANIPLCIVLAGGYAFEVSDTVDIHCNTIGTAINVFSKKS